A single region of the Vicia villosa cultivar HV-30 ecotype Madison, WI linkage group LG4, Vvil1.0, whole genome shotgun sequence genome encodes:
- the LOC131598754 gene encoding protein DETOXIFICATION 16-like, which yields MKFERKEIIEEAKKQLWLAGPMILVCVFQNSLQMISLMFVGHLNEELLLAGASLAISFVNVMGFNVLMGMSSALDTFCGQAYGAKQYHMVGIYTQRAMIATTLVSIPLSIILAYLKPILILLHQDRAIASQAQLFARYSIPSISANGLLRCIVKFLQTQNITFPMVATSGLTTLIHVVLSWVFIIKFGLGIEGAAITICISNWFNVILLAFYIKLSSSCKNTWVGLSKESLHNIPQFLKLAFPSAVMVCLESWTFEIMVLLSGALSNPKLQTSVLSICVNINGMFWMVPFGVSVAGSTRISNELGAGCPNTAYLAVIVTLIMALTFGVIEFAFLLSVWKVWGKAFSNVREVVSYVSSMTPIVAISIFIDSFQTAFQGIARGCGWQKFGAYVNLGSFYLVGIPCSVVFAFILHMKGQGLFLGLTIALIIQVVCFVIITMRTDWNKEANKAAIRVGGNGGQVNALPLEEINVAAK from the exons atgaaatttgagagaaaagagattatagaagaagcaAAAAAACAACTATGGCTAGCAGGTCCAATGATATTGGTTTGTGTGTTTCAAAACAGCTTACAAATGATATCTTTGATGTTTGTTGGACATTTGAATGAGGAATTGCTTCTTGCTGGTGCTTCTTTGGCTATTTCATTTGTCAATGTCATGGGCTTCAATGTATTG ATGGGTATGTCAAGTGCACTAGACACATTTTGTGGTCAAGCATATGGAGCAAAACAATATCACATGGTTGGAATCTACACACAAAGAGCAATGATAGCTACAACTCTTGTTAGTATCCCATTATCAATTATTTTGGCatacttaaaacccattttaaTTCTACTACATCAAGACAGAGCCATTGCATCACAAGCTCAACTCTTTGCTCGTTACTCAATTCCAAGCATTTCAGCCAATGGCCTTCTTAGATGCATTGTTAAATTCCTACAAACACAAAACATTACTTTTCCTATGGTGGCTACTAGTGGACTCACTACATTGATACATGTTGTTCTAAGTTGGGTTTTCATTATAAAATTTGGACTTGGTATTGAAGGAGCTGCTATCACAATTTGTATCTCCAATTGGTTTAATGTGATACTATTGGCATTTTACATCAAGCTATCATCTTCTTGTAAGAATACTTGGGTTGGTCTTTCAAAGGAATCTCTTCACAATATTCCTCAATTCCTCAAACTTGCTTTTCCTTCTGCAGTCATGGTTTG TTTGGAATCATGGACATTTGAAATAATGGTGCTTCTGTCTGGTGCTCTTTCTAATCCAAAATTGCAAACTTCAGTGCTTTCTATATG TGTTAATATAAATGGTATGTTCTGGATGGTACCATTTGGAGTTAGTGTTGCTGGAAG TACAAGAATCTCAAACGAACTAGGAGCTGGATGTCCAAACACTGCATATTTAGCTGTAATAGTGACCTTAATCATGGCCTTAACCTTTGGAGTTATAGAGTTTGCTTTTCTTTTGTCGGTATGGAAAGTTTGGGGCAAAGCTTTTAGTAACGTACGTGAAGTAGTCTCTTATGTGTCTTCTATGACACCGATTGTCGCAATATCTATCTTTATAGATTCATTTCAAACAGCATTCCAAG GTATTGCCAGAGGATGTGGTTGGCAGAAATTTGGTGCATATGTTAACCTAGGATCTTTTTATCTTGTGGGAATTCCTTGTTCTGTTGTATTTGCTTTTATCCTCCACATGAAGGGACAG GGATTATTTTTAGGTCTTACAATAGCACTTATTATTCAAGTCGTGTGTTTTGTTATCATCACAATGCGCACTGATTGGAATAAAGAA GCAAATAAGGCTGCAATAAGAGTAGGAGGCAATGGAGGTCAAGTTAATGCACTTCCCCTTGAAGAAATTAATGTTGCAGCTAAATAG
- the LOC131594398 gene encoding cyclin-dependent kinase D-3 has product MTELDPSKKVADRYLKREVLGEGTYGVVYKAIDTQTGQTVAIKKIRIGKQKEGVNFTALREIKLLKELNDPNIIELIDCFPHKGNLHLVFEFMETDLEAVIRDRNIFLSPGDIKSYLQMTFKGLAHCHKKWILHRDMKPNNLLIGPNGQLKLADFGLARIFGSPDRRFTHQVFARWYRAPELLFGTKQYGPGVDVWAAACIFAELLLRRPFLQGSSDMDQLGKIFAAFGTPSPSQWSDMVYLPDYVEYQYVPAPPLRSLFPMASEDALDLLSKMFTYDPKERISVQQALEHRYFTCPPPPTDPDKLPRPAPKKEIKESDLNPREGPTVLSPPRKTRRVMPGRDGLEGSSLQGDKVDDTHSNREQAAGDNIGKSDPAPMSLDFSIFGLKPPNRPTINSADRSHLKRKLDLEFQ; this is encoded by the exons ATGACTGAATTAGATCCGTCTAAGAAAGTAGCTGATAGGTATCTCAAACGTGAGGTCCTTGGTGAAGGTACCTATGGTGTCGTTTACAAAGCCATTGATACCCAG ACGGGACAGACGGTTGCTATTAAGAAGATTAGGATTggcaagcagaaagaaggggtgAATTTTACGGCTCTTAGAGAAATCAAATTGCTTAAAGAGCTCAATGATCCAAATATAATTGAGTTGATTGATTGCTTCCCACATAAAGGGAATTTGCATCTTGTGTTTGAATTCATGGAGACAGACCTTGAAGCTGTCATAAGAGACCGGAATATTTTCCTTTCACCGGGGGATATCAAGTCTTACCTTCAAATGACGTTTAAAGGTCTTGCTCATTGTCACAAAAAATGGATATTGCATAG GGATATGAAGCCTAATAATTTGTTGATAGGACCTAATGGACAGCTGAAACTTGCTGATTTTGGTTTAGCACGGATATTTGGAAGCCCGGATCGCAGGTTCACTCATCAG GTGTTTGCACGGTGGTATAGAGCACCTGAGCTATTATTTGGTACTAAGCAGTATGGCCCAGGAGTTGATGTTTGGGCTGCAGCCTGTatatttgctgagcttcttcttCGTCGGCCCTTTTTGCAG GGTTCAAGTGATATGGACCAATTAGGAAAGATTTTTGCAGCATTTGGAACTCCATCTCCTTCTCAGTGGTCTGATATGGTATACCTTCCTGATTATGTCGAATATCAATATGTGCCTGCCCCTCCTCTGCGTTCTTTATTTCCAATGGCAAGTGAAGATGCTTTAGACTTGTTGTCTAAGATGTTTACATATGACCCAAAGGAACGAATTTCGGTGCAGCAGGCATTAGAACACAG ATACTTTACTTGTCCTCCTCCGCCCACAGATCCAGATAAGCTTCCAAGACCAGCCCCTAAGAAGGAAATTAAGGAATCAGATTTGAATCCACGTGAGGGTCCCACAGTCTTATCACCTCCTAGAAAGACTAGGAGAGTAATGCCAGGACGCGATGGACTTGAAGGAAGTTCGTTGCAAGGAGACAAGGTTGATGATACTCATTCTAACCGGGAACAGGCCGCTGGTGATAATATAGGAAAAAGTGATCCCGCACCAATGTCACTTGATTTTTCTATCTTTGGATTAAAACCTCCAAACAGACCAACAATTAACAG TGCTGACAGATcacatttaaaaagaaaattagatCTAGAATTCCAGTAA